One region of Cobetia sp. cqz5-12 genomic DNA includes:
- the ftsE gene encoding cell division ATP-binding protein FtsE translates to MIAFEHVGKRYGGRFDALAGLDFRVERGEMVFLTGHSGAGKSSLLKLIMLLERPSRGRIMVAGHDIGRLHTSQVPYYRRQIGVVFQDHQLLTDRNIFHNVALPLMIQGVPPREQARRVRAALDKVGLLHREKALPIELSGGEQQRVGIARAVVNKPALLLADEPTGNLDPALSADIMRLFEDFNRIGTTVMIASHDLALIARLHHRTLELSDGRLIADKDAR, encoded by the coding sequence ATGATTGCCTTCGAGCATGTCGGCAAGCGCTATGGAGGGCGCTTCGATGCACTGGCCGGGCTCGACTTCAGGGTCGAGCGTGGCGAGATGGTCTTTCTGACAGGCCATTCCGGTGCCGGCAAGAGCTCGTTGCTCAAGCTGATCATGCTCCTCGAGCGCCCCTCGCGCGGGCGCATCATGGTGGCGGGGCATGATATCGGGCGGCTGCATACCTCCCAGGTGCCGTATTACCGCCGCCAGATCGGCGTGGTCTTCCAGGACCACCAGCTGCTGACCGACCGCAACATCTTCCACAACGTGGCCCTGCCGCTGATGATCCAGGGTGTCCCGCCGCGTGAACAGGCGCGGCGGGTGCGAGCGGCGCTCGACAAGGTCGGCCTTTTGCATCGTGAGAAGGCGCTGCCGATCGAGCTGTCCGGTGGTGAGCAGCAGCGCGTCGGCATCGCGCGTGCCGTGGTCAACAAGCCCGCGCTGCTGCTGGCAGATGAACCGACCGGCAATCTGGACCCCGCACTGTCTGCCGACATCATGCGTCTGTTCGAGGACTTCAATCGCATCGGTACCACGGTGATGATTGCCAGTCACGATCTGGCGCTGATCGCCCGCCTGCACCATCGCACGCTGGAGCTGTCCGATGGCCGTCTGATCGCCGACAAGGATGCCCGATGA